Genomic segment of Streptomyces sp. NA02950:
CGTCTCGGAGACCAAAAAGCCCGGCTCGTCCGGTCTTTGGAAGTACAGCCGCGCAGAGCGCAGCGCCGTCAACCGTTCCGAACGAGACATCGAGGCAATCGCCTCATCACGCACCAAATCGCGCAACGACATGTCTTTCCCCCGTATCGCTCCGTCGCTACCAGGTGTGCCCACCCACCGGAGATCGTCGCACATCAGGTCCATGTTCCGGCTGGGGGTGGGCCGTCAGTACCCATGACGAAGCCCACCGCTGTGCGGTTGCGCTTCCGCTCCATCGGTGGCCTGAAAGGTAAGGCTGCACGCGGACGGTGCCGTCTCTGGATTCCCCGTCGGTGTGATGCATCGCTCAAATGGGCTTTCTTGCACTGTCCTAGCCTTCCCCTAACCTTCGCCTATTGGTTGCCCTCATATGGTGCCGGTACGTGGCCGACTCGTCGGTCTGACCCCCAATCAGGGAGGTAATCGTGCAGGCATTGCTGGACCGTGCGCGTTCGCTGAGGCAGCGGGTGGATTTCGCGGGTACTGAATACAGGAAGCTGGCGGAGGGGCAGAATCCGGAGGCTTTGTTCATTACCTGCTCCGACTCGCGGGTGATACCCGCATTCATCATGGAGGCGCGTCCCGGGGAGATATTCGAGCTGCGGAACGCGGGGAATATCGTCCCCCCGCCCGGCGGGCACGGAGCATCGGGTGAGGCCGCCACCATTGAGTACGCGCTCCGGGTGCTGAACGTTCAGGACGTTGTTGTCTGCGGCCACTCGCACTGCGGGGCCATGGGCGCACTGCAAGCCGGGACCGATCTCTCGGATCTGCCGGGTGTGGACTCCTGGCTCGAGCTCGCCCGCCCCGGACTCGCCCCCTTGCTGGTACGGGACGCCGCGAAGGGCGGCGGGGACGGGCCGTCGCTGCCGGAGGTGGTCCAGCGCAATGTGGTCAACCAGCTGTCCGTGCTGGCGCAGTACCCGGCAGTGCGGGAACGGGTGGCGGCGGGGCGGCTGCGGCTGCACGGCTGGTACTACGAGGTGGACACCGGCCGACTGTATGAGCTGGGCATTGACGGGCTGTTCCAGGAGCATGCCTCATGAGTGGCGCCCACGCCAGGCCCCGGCGAAAACCAGGGCGAGCCCCCAGCGGACCTCAGCCGGTCAAGGACACCGCGCACACCACCGCCCCCGCCGCTGACACTTCCACCGACGCGGCCCGTGCGGGCCGCGTCTCGGGGAAGGACGGTCAGGCGAAGGACGGTCGGGCGAAGAGCGGATGGGACCGGGGGAACCTGGCCACCGACTTCGCCGCGTCGCTGGTCGTGTTCCTCGTCGCCCTGCCGTTGTGCATCGGGGTGGCGGTGGCGTCCGGTGTCACGGCCGAGCTGGGCATCATCTCCGGGGTCATCGGCGGACTGGTCGTCGGCATGGCCCGGGGCAGCACCCTCCAGGTCAGCGGACCGGCGGCGGGTCTGGCGGCCCTGGTGGCCGAGACGGTGCTGGAGCATGGTGTGGCCATGCTCGGGATCATCGTTCTGGGCACCGGCATCCTTCAGATCAGCCTGGGCCTGGTCCGGCTGGGGCGGGTCTTCCAGGCCATCTCCCTGGCCGTGGTGCAGGGCATGCTCGCCGGTATCGGACTGCCGCTGATGTTCAGCCAGTCCTACCCCCTGGCCGACGCCAAGGCGCCCGGTACCCCGATCGAGAACGTGGCCGGTCTCCCCGGCCTGGTCGCGGACACCGTGCAGAATCCGCAGGCCCTCATCGCCGCGGGCCTCGGCATCGCGACCGTGGTGCTCAGCTTCGTCTGGAAGAACGCACCCGGAGCGGCCGGGAAGATACCGCCCGCCCTGGTGGCGGTGGGCGTCGGCATCGTCGTGACGAGCCTGCCGGGCGTGGAGGTGAAGACACTTCAGGTCGGTGACCTGCTGGGTTCCGTGCATCTGCCGGGGGCCGAGGAGTT
This window contains:
- a CDS encoding carbonic anhydrase, with protein sequence MQALLDRARSLRQRVDFAGTEYRKLAEGQNPEALFITCSDSRVIPAFIMEARPGEIFELRNAGNIVPPPGGHGASGEAATIEYALRVLNVQDVVVCGHSHCGAMGALQAGTDLSDLPGVDSWLELARPGLAPLLVRDAAKGGGDGPSLPEVVQRNVVNQLSVLAQYPAVRERVAAGRLRLHGWYYEVDTGRLYELGIDGLFQEHAS